The following are from one region of the Capsicum annuum cultivar UCD-10X-F1 chromosome 1, UCD10Xv1.1, whole genome shotgun sequence genome:
- the LOC107864703 gene encoding GPN-loop GTPase QQT2, translated as MEIDAKVPEEAEGSMQVDSKVQENDDISKSMQNLNIEGSSFPFKKKPVIIIVVGMAGSGKTTFLHRLVCHTMASNLRGYVLNLDPAVLTLPFGANIDIRDTVRYKEVMKQFNLGPNGGILTSLNLFATKFDEVISVIEKRADQLDYVLVDTPGQIEIFTWSASGAIITEAFASTFPTVVTYVVDTPRSESPATFMSNMLYACSILYKTRLPLVLAFNKTDVANHEFALEWMKDFEVFHAALDADNTYTSTLTRSLSLALEEFYKNLRSVGVSAVSGAGMDAFFKAIDASAEEFMETYKADLDKRREEKQLLEENRRRENMEKLRKDMEKTRGETAVLSTGLKDGKGKDKAMMDEEDEEEEDDIRVFSDDEDAIDEDEDEEVAGFSF; from the exons ATGGAGATTGATGCAAAGGTACCAGAAGAGGCTGAGGGTTCAATGCAAGTTGACAGTAAG GTTCAGGAGAATGATGATATCTCTAAGTCGATGCAAAATCTTAATATTGAGGGATCATCCTTCCCTTTCAAGAAAAAGCCTGTCATTATCATAGTGGTTGGGATGGCTG GTAGTGGAAAAACTACGTTTCTCCATCGGCTTGTTTGCCACACAATGGCGTCCAATCTTCGGGGTTATGTCTTGAACCTTGATCCTGCTGTCTTGACCCTTCCATTTGGAGCaaatattgatattagagatACCGTTCGATACAAGGAAGTCATGAAGCAATTCAATCTTGGGCCAAATGGAGGAATTCTTACTTCACTGAACTTGTTTGCCACAAAGTTTGATGag GTGATATCAGTTATTGAAAAACGAGCAGACCAATTGGACTACGTTCTCGTGGACACTCCTGGACAGATTGAGATATTCACTTGGTCTGCCTCTGGTGCAATTATCACTGAAGCTTTTGCATCTACTTTTCCCACTGTGGTGACATATGTAGTTGATACACCACGATCCGAAAGTCCAGCTACTTTTATGAGCAATATGCTGTATGCTTGTAGCATCCTCTACAAAACAAGGTTGCCGTTGGTGTTGGCATTTAACAAGACGGATGTAGCTAATCATGAATTTGCGTTGGAG TGGATGAAAGATTTTGAGGTGTTTCATGCGGCACTAGATGCGGACAACACTTACACATCTACTCTGACTCGAAGCCTCTCTCTTGCACTCGAGGAGTTCTACAAGAATCTCAGATCAGTTGGAGTCTCTGCAGTTTCAGGTGCTGGGATGGACGCCTTTTTTAAGGCAATTGATGCCAGCGCTGAGGAGTTCATGGAAACCTACAA GGCCGACTTGGACAAGAGACGGGAGGAGAAGCAGCTATTAGAGGAAAACCGCAGAAGGGAGAATATGGAAAAGCTGAGGAAAGATATGGAGAAAACTAGAGGAGAAACTGCAGTATTGAGCACCGGTTTGAAGGATGGAAAAGGGAAGGACAAGGCTATGATGGACGAGGAGGATGAAGAAGAGGAAGATGACATCCGGGTTTTCAGTGACGATGAAGATGCCATAGacgaagatgaagatgaagaagttgCCGGCTTTTCATTCTGA